The following coding sequences lie in one Mustelus asterias chromosome 8, sMusAst1.hap1.1, whole genome shotgun sequence genomic window:
- the LOC144497083 gene encoding uncharacterized protein LOC144497083: MEEKLFKCEVCDRAFPKLSRLVQHRRVHTGEKPFTCEVCDKSFSQSSNLRVHKCIQKSENVFTCKVCKKSFSQSWTLRVHLRIHTGEKPFLCVVCGKMFSQPSTLCAHQRIHTGEKPFRCSMCNKSFRQSSHLREHERIHTGEKPFTCKVCNKSFSLLRNLHAHQLIHTGEEAIKCEVCDKVFINLRSLQLHQTIHTGEKHFNCEFCDKAFATSSTLLIHQRIHTGEKPFKCQFCEMAFSQNYHLLRHQRVHTGEKPFKCELCNQTFSQSSTLVKHRRSHTGEKPFKCDKCNKSFSESSHLRRHQRIHTGEKPFTCKVCDKSFSYSSSLCAHQHIHTGDKPFNCDVCDKSFAESWDLLKHQRVHTGEKPFTCEVCDKSFLDSSSLCAHQHVHTREKPSPGEV; the protein is encoded by the coding sequence ATGGAAGAAAAACTGttcaagtgtgaggtgtgtgatcgAGCTTTTCCAAAGTTATCAAGACTCGTGCAACATCGAcgcgttcacacaggggagaaaccattcacatgtgaggtgtgcgacaaatcattctcacagtCATCGAACCTCCGTGTACACAAATGCATTCAAAAAAGTGAGAACGTATTCACATGCAAGGTTTGCAAAAAGTCATTCTCACAATCATGGACCCTGCGAGTGCACCtgcgcattcacacaggggagaaaccattcttaTGTGTTGTTTGTGGCAAAATGTTCTCGCAACCATCAACCCTCTGTGCACatcaacgcattcacacaggggagaaaccattcagatgCTCGATGTGCAACAAATCATTTAGGCAGTCATCACATCTCCGTGAACACgaacgcattcacacaggggagaaacctttCACATGTAAGGTGTGCAACAAATCATTCTCGCTGTTAAGGAATCTCCATGCACACCAgctcattcacacaggggaggaaGCGATCAAGTGTGAGGTCTGTGACAAAGTTTTCATCAACTTAAGGAGCCTTCAGCTACATCAGACAatccacacaggagagaaacaCTTCAATTGTGAATTTTGTGATAAAGCTTTTGCGACATCTTCGACCCTCCTGATACACCAGAGGATTCACACgggggagaaacccttcaagtGTCAATTTTGTGAGATGGCTTTCTCCCAAAACTATCACCTCTTGAGGCATCAGAGGgtccacacaggggagaaacccttcaagtGTGAACTATGCAATCAAACGTTCTCGCAGTCATCAACACTGGTAaaacatcgacgcagtcacactggggagaagccgttcaagtGTGACAAGTGCAACAAATCATTCTCAGAATCATCGCATCTCCGCAGACACCAACGCATTCataccggggagaaaccatttacaTGCAAAGTGTGTGATAAATCATTCTCATATTCATCATCCCTCTGTGCACACCAACACATCCACACTGGGGATAAACCGTTTAACTGTGACGTGTGTGATAAGAGCTTTGCAGAATCCTGGGACCTGCtgaaacatcagcgagttcacactggggaaaagccatttacgtgtgaggtgtgtgacaaatcgtTCCTGGACTCATCATCCCTCTGTGCACACCAACACGTTCACACCAGAGAGAAACCTTCCCCAGGCGAGGTGTGA